A window from Pseudomonas kribbensis encodes these proteins:
- a CDS encoding Mpo1-like protein: MGKRHPNLPAWQWRAYPANHQHPTNLVLHLIAVPLFIVAFLLIVSGVFSLSLASVAIGVIGIVAALGLQRHGHSLEAQASEPFSDRKDAISRLLVEQFLTFPRFLLSGGWYRAWRERHRRH; this comes from the coding sequence ATGGGCAAACGTCACCCCAACCTTCCCGCATGGCAATGGCGCGCGTACCCGGCCAATCACCAGCATCCGACCAATCTGGTGCTGCACCTGATCGCCGTACCGCTGTTCATCGTCGCGTTTCTGTTGATCGTCTCGGGCGTGTTCAGCCTGAGTCTGGCGAGCGTGGCGATTGGCGTTATCGGGATTGTCGCAGCGCTGGGCTTGCAGCGCCACGGCCACAGCCTGGAGGCGCAAGCCTCCGAGCCGTTCAGTGATCGCAAGGACGCGATATCGCGCCTTCTGGTCGAGCAGTTTCTGACCTTCCCGCGCTTTCTGCTCAGCGGCGGCTGGTATCGCGCCTGGCGTGAGCGCCACCGCCGTCATTGA
- a CDS encoding methyl-accepting chemotaxis protein, whose product MGAWLSNISLKYKFWAVNAVAFVTTLLLVLYAVQLEQQARGHAAQTSAQAQAQLLKAWPAGQALPKSDQVLTFKRGEAPRLNDQPLLEITDSNGWIEISHLPLFGENPLLGAEVFSRADGQQVAVIAYAPSLSQVFSERFANYAVAVFILMLAMLGASQLLIRFLLSQLNTLKDVMLHVEKTGDLSARVPLACKDEVGQMANAFNAMQAGYQRVVTTVANTARQLDVGAARLASSMNEVRHGMLGQQSETDQAATAINEMTATVYHIAQHAGATRDLSQTADGLAGSGQQVVTRVQHSIAGLSSGVQQTAEMIQRLAEDSQKINGVVSVIHSIAEQTNLLALNAAIEAARAGEMGRGFAVVADEVRNLAKRVQTSTDEITTMVSALQAGTRDAVDFMQESSYKADDCVQQAQEAGEALAEITGAVAQMRESNTQIAVAAEQQSQVAEEMNRAVVSIRDVTENTVQQTVDSATTSNELATLAGELNKAIGQLKL is encoded by the coding sequence ATGGGTGCCTGGCTTAGCAATATCTCGCTGAAATACAAATTCTGGGCGGTCAACGCGGTCGCCTTTGTCACCACCCTGTTGTTGGTGCTGTACGCGGTGCAGCTCGAACAACAGGCACGCGGCCATGCCGCGCAAACCTCGGCCCAGGCGCAGGCGCAATTGCTCAAGGCCTGGCCCGCAGGTCAGGCACTGCCCAAGAGCGATCAGGTGCTGACGTTCAAACGCGGTGAAGCCCCGCGCCTCAACGATCAGCCGCTGCTGGAGATCACCGACAGCAACGGCTGGATCGAGATCAGTCACCTGCCGTTATTCGGCGAAAACCCGCTGCTCGGCGCCGAGGTATTCAGCCGTGCCGATGGCCAGCAGGTCGCCGTGATCGCCTACGCCCCCAGCCTCAGCCAGGTGTTCAGCGAACGCTTCGCCAACTACGCGGTGGCGGTGTTCATCCTGATGCTGGCGATGCTCGGTGCCTCGCAGCTGCTGATCCGCTTTCTGCTCAGCCAGCTCAACACGCTCAAGGATGTGATGCTGCACGTGGAGAAAACCGGCGACCTTTCGGCGCGGGTGCCGCTGGCCTGCAAGGACGAAGTCGGACAGATGGCCAATGCCTTCAACGCGATGCAGGCCGGCTACCAGCGCGTGGTCACCACCGTGGCCAACACCGCACGACAACTGGACGTCGGCGCAGCGCGGCTGGCGTCGAGCATGAACGAGGTGCGCCACGGCATGCTCGGCCAGCAGAGCGAAACCGATCAGGCGGCCACCGCGATCAACGAGATGACCGCCACCGTCTACCACATCGCCCAGCACGCCGGTGCCACTCGTGATCTGTCACAGACCGCCGATGGCCTGGCCGGCAGCGGTCAGCAAGTCGTCACCCGCGTTCAGCATTCGATTGCCGGCCTGTCCAGCGGCGTGCAACAGACCGCCGAGATGATCCAGCGTCTGGCCGAGGACAGTCAGAAAATCAACGGCGTGGTCAGCGTGATCCACAGCATCGCCGAACAGACCAATCTGCTGGCGCTCAATGCCGCCATTGAAGCGGCCCGCGCCGGGGAAATGGGTCGTGGGTTCGCGGTGGTCGCCGACGAGGTACGCAACCTCGCCAAACGCGTGCAAACCTCCACCGATGAAATCACCACCATGGTCTCGGCGCTGCAGGCCGGCACCCGCGATGCGGTGGATTTCATGCAGGAGAGTTCGTACAAGGCCGACGACTGCGTGCAGCAGGCCCAGGAGGCCGGCGAAGCGCTGGCGGAAATCACCGGCGCGGTGGCGCAGATGCGCGAAAGCAATACGCAGATTGCGGTAGCGGCAGAACAGCAGAGCCAGGTGGCCGAAGAGATGAACCGCGCGGTGGTGAGCATTCGCGATGTGACCGAGAACACGGTGCAGCAGACCGTGGATTCGGCGACTACCAGTAACGAGCTGGCGACGCTGGCCGGGGAACTGAACAAGGCAATCGGTCAGCTGAAGCTCTAG
- a CDS encoding acyl-CoA thioesterase yields MRFCDLIDAVRRQPEVTIPAEWGQGRASFGGLVAALQFEVMRTRVPAERPVRSLAITFVGPVEPEVPVSFEVEVLREGKAVIQVLGRAVQNGQVVTMVQGSFGASRLSEVAVAAYPAPEMKHWDDCQELPYIKGVTPEFMRHLAMRWSVGGMPFTGIQSRLMGGWVRLRGDVKEEPVNEAHLLALVDAWPPALLPYLKKPAPGSTLTWTIEFVQPLHDLSTLDWCQYLADIEYAADGYGHVAAKLWSAKGELIAMSRQTVTIFA; encoded by the coding sequence ATGCGCTTCTGCGATCTGATCGATGCTGTCCGCCGTCAACCGGAGGTCACCATTCCGGCCGAGTGGGGCCAGGGTCGGGCCAGTTTTGGCGGGTTGGTTGCCGCACTGCAATTTGAAGTGATGCGCACTCGGGTGCCAGCCGAACGGCCGGTGCGTTCGCTGGCGATCACCTTCGTCGGGCCGGTCGAGCCCGAGGTGCCGGTGAGCTTCGAGGTCGAGGTATTGCGCGAAGGCAAAGCGGTCATTCAGGTGCTGGGACGCGCCGTGCAGAACGGCCAGGTGGTGACGATGGTGCAAGGCAGCTTCGGTGCTTCGCGCCTTTCGGAAGTGGCGGTTGCAGCTTATCCGGCGCCCGAGATGAAACACTGGGACGATTGTCAGGAACTGCCGTACATCAAAGGCGTGACCCCGGAGTTCATGCGTCATCTGGCGATGCGCTGGAGTGTCGGCGGCATGCCGTTCACCGGCATTCAATCGCGGCTGATGGGCGGCTGGGTGCGCCTGCGTGGGGATGTGAAGGAAGAGCCGGTCAACGAGGCGCATCTGCTGGCGCTGGTCGATGCCTGGCCGCCTGCGCTGTTGCCGTATCTGAAGAAACCGGCGCCGGGCAGCACGCTGACCTGGACCATCGAATTCGTTCAGCCATTACACGATTTGAGCACGCTGGACTGGTGCCAGTATCTGGCGGACATCGAGTACGCCGCCGACGGTTACGGCCACGTCGCCGCCAAACTGTGGAGCGCTAAGGGTGAGCTGATTGCCATGAGCCGGCAAACGGTGACGATCTTCGCCTGA
- a CDS encoding CHAD domain-containing protein yields MSALVDRLVAHVLSLEVRLLACQARLTARTDPEALHDLRTTVRRLRSLLRPLRGLPGVEQLEVAAAGVGQVTTPWRDREVLAAYLLEHGQPEAAQRRMAQMAEAYPALAASAEVASLLMILDAFPRFLRASQRQGLLDDLDKRIERRLGKQWKNLDVALHDPAHDRHRLRLLIKRVRYGIEAYPELDRLPKAALARLKSAQGALGDWHDCWQWLAKAEQEADLQPCVATWQATMIKAESKADRVLEKLSATCFKS; encoded by the coding sequence ATGTCTGCGTTGGTCGACCGGTTGGTGGCTCATGTCCTGAGCCTGGAAGTCAGGCTGCTGGCCTGTCAGGCACGTTTGACCGCCCGGACCGACCCTGAGGCGCTGCATGATCTGCGAACCACCGTGCGCCGCTTGCGCAGCCTGTTGCGGCCATTGCGCGGTTTGCCCGGTGTCGAGCAACTGGAGGTCGCGGCGGCCGGTGTCGGGCAAGTGACCACGCCATGGCGCGATCGCGAGGTGTTGGCGGCGTATCTGCTTGAACATGGTCAGCCTGAGGCCGCGCAGCGTCGTATGGCGCAGATGGCCGAGGCTTATCCGGCATTGGCGGCGAGTGCGGAAGTGGCTTCGCTGCTGATGATCCTCGATGCGTTTCCGCGTTTCCTGCGGGCGTCCCAGCGTCAGGGATTGCTCGATGATCTGGACAAACGCATCGAAAGACGTCTGGGCAAACAATGGAAAAACCTCGACGTGGCGCTGCACGATCCGGCCCACGACCGCCATCGCCTGCGCCTGCTGATCAAGCGTGTACGCTACGGCATCGAGGCTTATCCCGAACTCGATCGCCTGCCGAAAGCGGCGCTGGCTCGCCTGAAGTCCGCACAGGGCGCCCTGGGTGACTGGCACGATTGCTGGCAATGGCTGGCAAAAGCCGAGCAGGAAGCGGATCTGCAACCCTGCGTCGCCACCTGGCAGGCCACCATGATCAAGGCCGAAAGCAAGGCTGACCGGGTGCTGGAAAAACTCAGCGCCACCTGTTTCAAATCCTGA